One part of the Vogesella sp. LIG4 genome encodes these proteins:
- a CDS encoding EAL and HDOD domain-containing protein, with protein MLKKLIGGLLGRDKAASPVAEPQVAVAAPAAAAAMAAPAVDDSAAPLDQVQSLGFVAHQPLQDRNQRVVAYEFVVKGSLGRANSPAHQRTFDQLLLTTLRNMNVFRLLAYRRAFIHLSLASLDDLPAQNLPLASCIFVLEALPGDVLDAALLARLDALRQAGWRFAAEPARYGSEPAALDFYQRLDYLVLDFAAPNTRALFPLLEQLPQRLQHVRWLARNINSAEELDLCLHSPASQRFALFHGSYLSVAQPRATGRKEAPNQGRILEVMRLLRAEAPIAAIEAQFKLDSLLLFKLMRYVNAPVNGLSRKIQTIEESILLLGRDNLFKWLSLMLFTSDGDTGAALTLMEKSLIRGRFMEELGLLHGNRLEAEHLFLTGTFSMLGALLGTSLAEALAPLGLPVTIADALLHGRGLFAGQLQLAQACEKDDSDAIASLGAAQRVSLEQVTRLYMDAVVWAQEVLKDSDVQNNVDAV; from the coding sequence ATGCTGAAAAAACTGATTGGCGGCCTGTTGGGCAGGGACAAAGCGGCCAGCCCGGTGGCCGAGCCGCAAGTGGCCGTGGCCGCGCCTGCAGCCGCCGCTGCCATGGCTGCGCCAGCCGTCGACGACAGCGCCGCGCCGCTGGACCAGGTGCAGTCGCTGGGCTTTGTTGCCCACCAGCCGCTGCAGGATCGCAACCAGCGCGTGGTGGCCTACGAGTTCGTGGTCAAGGGCAGCCTGGGGCGGGCCAACAGCCCGGCGCACCAGCGCACCTTCGACCAGCTGCTGCTCACCACGCTGCGCAATATGAACGTGTTCCGCCTGCTGGCCTACCGCCGCGCCTTCATCCACCTGTCGCTGGCTTCGCTGGACGACTTGCCGGCGCAGAACCTGCCGCTGGCCAGCTGCATCTTCGTGCTGGAAGCCCTGCCGGGGGATGTGCTGGATGCGGCGCTGCTGGCACGGCTGGATGCGCTGCGCCAGGCCGGCTGGCGTTTTGCCGCCGAACCGGCGCGCTACGGCAGCGAGCCGGCGGCGCTGGACTTCTACCAGCGGCTGGATTACCTGGTGCTGGACTTCGCCGCGCCCAACACGCGCGCGCTGTTCCCGCTGCTGGAGCAACTGCCGCAGCGGCTGCAGCACGTGCGCTGGCTCGCCCGCAACATCAACTCCGCGGAAGAGCTGGACCTGTGCCTGCATTCGCCGGCCAGCCAGCGCTTTGCGCTGTTTCACGGCTCCTACCTGAGCGTGGCACAGCCCAGGGCGACAGGGCGCAAGGAAGCGCCGAACCAGGGCCGCATCCTGGAAGTGATGCGCCTGCTGCGCGCCGAAGCGCCGATTGCTGCCATCGAGGCGCAGTTCAAGCTGGATTCGCTGCTGCTGTTCAAGCTGATGCGCTACGTGAATGCGCCGGTGAACGGCCTCAGCCGCAAGATCCAGACCATCGAGGAAAGCATCCTGCTGCTGGGGCGCGACAACCTGTTCAAGTGGCTGTCGCTGATGCTGTTCACCTCGGATGGCGACACCGGCGCCGCACTGACGCTGATGGAAAAATCGCTGATTCGCGGCCGCTTCATGGAAGAGCTGGGCCTGCTGCACGGCAACCGCCTGGAAGCTGAACACCTGTTTCTGACCGGCACGTTCTCCATGCTGGGCGCGCTGCTGGGCACCTCGCTGGCCGAGGCGCTGGCGCCGCTGGGGCTGCCGGTGACGATTGCCGATGCGCTGTTGCACGGCCGCGGCCTGTTCGCCGGCCAGCTGCAGCTGGCGCAAGCCTGCGAGAAGGACGACAGCGACGCCATCGCCAGCCTTGGCGCAGCGCAGCGGGTGAGCCTGGAGCAGGTGACCCGCCTGTACATGGATGCCGTGGTGTGGGCGCAGGAAGTGCTCAAGGACAGCGACGTGCAGAACAATGTGGATGCGGTGTAG